A region of Eschrichtius robustus isolate mEscRob2 chromosome 19, mEscRob2.pri, whole genome shotgun sequence DNA encodes the following proteins:
- the LOC137752975 gene encoding zinc finger protein 615-like isoform X1 codes for MIQAQESLTYDDVTMKFTWEEWQLLDPDQKDLYRDVMLENYSNLVSVGYQASKPDAVSRLERGEQLWPVEDDSHGRICPEIRKVDDPLQHHLPNHSIQNTVEQCCEHNTFADIVNQSKSHFLLKQNCDMFDLTEKSLNSNLSFENQKRSCNLENSAEFNGDGKSLLHANHEQSFTEIKFPVSAKPISNNSLSTKQQRTHNIEKAHVCSECGKAFFKMSQLFDHQRVHTREKPHGCSLCGKAFSRKSRLTEHQRTHTGLKHYECTECNKTFFEKSQFNIHQKSHMGEEPYTCGECGKAFTKKCLLIYHQRTHTGEKPHGCSLCGKAFSTKFSLTTHQKTHTGEKPYICSECGKGFIEKRRLIAHHRTHTGEKPFICNVCGKSFTLKNSLITHQQTHREEKLYMCSECGKGFSMKHCLIVHQRTHTGEKPYTCNECGKGFILKSPLIRHQRIHTGEKPYVCSVCGKGFTMKSDLIVHQRTHTAEKPYVCSDCGKGFTVKSRLIVHQRTHTGEKPYVCSECGKGFPAKIRLIGHQRIHTGEKPYVCSECGKGFTEKSHLNVHQRTHTGEKPYVCNECGKGLTGKSMLIAHLRTHTGERPYICNECGKGFTMKSTLGTHQQTHTGEKPYKCNECGKAFRKKTCLIQHQRVHSGKTSFACTECGKFSLRKNDLITHQRIHTGEKPYECSECEKTFTTKSGLNVHQRKHTGERPYGCSKCGKAFAHLSILVKHKRIHR; via the exons ATGATCCAGGCCCAG GAATCCCTGACGTATGACGACGTGACTATGAAGTTCACGTGGGAGGAGTGGCAGCTCCTGGACCCCGATCAGAAGGACCTGTACCGGgatgtgatgctggagaactATAGCAACTTGGTGTCTGTGG GGTATCAAGCCAGCAAACCAGATGCTGTCTCCAGGTTGGAACGAGGAGAACAACTGTGGCCAGTAGAAGATGACAGCCACGGTCGAATCTGTCCAG AAATCAGGAAAGTTGATGACCCTCTGCAGCATCACTTGCCAAATCACAGCATTCAAAATACTGTGGAACAATGCTGCGAACATAATACATTTGCAGATATTGTTAATCAGAGCAAAAGTCATTTCCTGTTAAAGCAAAATTGTGATATGTTTGACTTAACTGAAAAAtctttaaattcaaatttaagtttTGAAAACCAGAAGAGAAGCTGTAACTTAGAGAACTCTGCTGAGTTTAATGGAGATGGGAAATCCCTTCTCCATGCTAACCATGAGCAATCTTTTACTGAAATTAAATTTCCTGTAAGTGCAAAACCCATCAGCAATAACTCCCTGTCCACTAAGCAACAGAGAACTCACAacatagagaaagcccatgtatgCAGtgagtgtgggaaagccttcttCAAGATGTCTCAGCTCTTTGATCATCAGAGAGTTCATACTAGAGAAAAACCTCATGGATGCAGTCTGTGTGGGAAAGCCTTCTCCAGAAAATCCAGGCTCACTGAACATCAGAGAACTCATACGGGACTGAAACATTATGAGTGCACTGAATGCAATAAAACCTTCTTCGAGAAATCGCAGTTCAACATACATCAGAAAAGTCATATGGGAGAGGAACCTTACACATGTGGTGAATGTGGGAAAGCATTCACCAAAAAGTGTCTGCTCATTTATCATCAGCGAACTCATACGGGAGAGAAGCCCCATGGATGCAGTCTGTGTGGAAAAGCCTTCTCTACAAAGTTCAGTCTCACTACACATCAGAAAActcatacaggagagaaaccttACATATGCAGTGAATGTGGAAAAGGCTTCATCGAGAAGAGGCGTCTTATTGCACACCATCGAACTCATACAGGTGAGAAACCCTTTATATGCAATGTATGTGGGAAAAGTTTCACCTTGAAGAACAGTCTTATCACTCATCAGCAAACTCACAGAGAAGAGAAATTGTAtatgtgcagtgaatgtgggaaaggcTTTTCAATGAAGCACTGCCTCATTGTACATCAGCGaactcatactggagagaaaccctatacaTGCAATGAGTGTGGAAAAGGCTTCATCTTGAAGAGCCCTCTCATCAGACATCAGCGGATTCATACAGGGGAGAAACCCTATGTATGTAGTGTGTGTGGAAAAGGCTTCACCATGAAGAGTGATCTTATTGTACATCAGCGAACTCATACTGCAGAGAAACCCTATGTATGCAGTGACTGTGGGAAAGGCTTCACTGTGAAGAGCCGCCTGATTGTACACCAGCGAACTCATACAGGGGAGAAACCCTACGTGTGCAGTGAATGCGGAAAAGGCTTTCCAGCCAAGATCCGGCTGATAGGACATCAGCGAAttcatacaggagagaaaccatatgTATGCAGTGAATGTGGTAAAGGCTTCACAGAGAAGAGTCATCTCAACGTACACCAGCGcactcacacaggagagaaaccctatgtaTGCAATGAATGTGGCAAAGGCTTAACTGGGAAAAGCATGCTCATCGCACATCTGCGAACTCATACTGGAGAGAGACCATATATATGCAATGAATGTGGCAAGGGCTTCACCATGAAGAGTACTCTGGGTACACATCAGCaaactcacactggagagaaaccgtaCAAATGCAACGAGTGTGGTAAAGCCTTTAGGAAGAAGACATGCCTCATACAACATCAGAGAGTTCACTCAGGAAAAACTTCCTTTGCATGTACTGAATGTGGAAAATTCTCTTTGCGCAAAAATGATCTCATTAcccatcagagaattcacacaggagagaagccATATGAATGCAGTGAATGTGAGAAAACCTTCACCACAAAGTCAGGGCTCAATGTTCATCAAAGAAAGCATACAGGAGAGAGGCCCTATGGATGCAGCAAGTGTGGGAAAGCTTTTGCCCACTTGTCAATCCTTGTTAAACATAAGAGAATTCATAGGTAG
- the LOC137752975 gene encoding zinc finger protein 350-like isoform X3: protein MIQAQESLTYDDVTMKFTWEEWQLLDPDQKDLYRDVMLENYSNLVSVGYQASKPDAVSRLERGEQLWPVEDDSHGRICPGDTGSSPSLGRSHMPRSN from the exons ATGATCCAGGCCCAG GAATCCCTGACGTATGACGACGTGACTATGAAGTTCACGTGGGAGGAGTGGCAGCTCCTGGACCCCGATCAGAAGGACCTGTACCGGgatgtgatgctggagaactATAGCAACTTGGTGTCTGTGG GGTATCAAGCCAGCAAACCAGATGCTGTCTCCAGGTTGGAACGAGGAGAACAACTGTGGCCAGTAGAAGATGACAGCCACGGTCGAATCTGTCCAG gggacacgggttcgagccctagtctgggaagatcccacatgccgcggagcaactag